The Methylococcus sp. Mc7 genomic sequence ACACCATCAGGAAATGCACGTTGTGGGGATAATAGGCGAGCGCATAGATGCCCTTGGCGCCGGTTTCCTTCAGATACGCCTCGTCCGCGGCGATGGCGGCGCGATTGGCTTCCAACGCGTCACAATAGCGGCCCAGGCGGTAATACAGGTGGCTGGGCATGTGCACCATGTGGCCGGCGCCGGGCATCAGCCGCGCAAGCCTGTCCGCATGGGCTTCGACCCGTTCGGGCCGGTCGGAGCCTTCCACCACGTGGATGTAGTAATGGATCGCGCCGGGATGGTCGGGATTCCGCGCCGCCACCCGTTCCAATACCTGCAGGATTTCCGCCGTGCGGCCCTTCGGTGTGTGCCCGTTTTCTTCCCAATAGTCCCAGGGCGAAAGGTCCATGAGGCTTTCCGCGTAAAGCACCGCAATCTCGTCATCCTTGGGATGGCGCCGATAAAGCTTGCCCATGGCGTCGGCATAGGCTTGGTCCAGGGGCTTGCGGCCGGTTTCGGAATTTCCGGCGTAGCGCTTGGCGAGCGCCTCGATCAAAGCCCGTTCCTTGCGATTCCCTCGCCTGGCGAGTGTCTTGGCCTGCCCGATCGCTGAGCCGGCCGGGCCGATGGCGGCGGGTTCCATGGGGGCGTTGATGTTGGGGCCGAGTACCAAGGCCTCGCCCCAGAAGCACATCGCGCAGCTTGGATCGAGCTTCTGTGCCCTGCGAAAGGCGCGCTGGGCTTCCAGGTGATTGAACGCGTAGGTGAGGCGCAGACCCTGGTCGAAGTAGCGCTGGGCCAGCTTGTCACGGGTCTTTATCTTGTAGCTCAGCGTACCGAGGTTGCTCCAAAGGGGCGGTTCGGTGTCGACATAGTCAGAAGCCGCCACGGCTGCCGCCGGAAGATGCCCCGCCTCTCCGTGACCGTGGGTATGACCGGGGTGGCCCTCGGCAAACACATTGACGCTGGCTGCCAGCAGCACGGCGAGCAGCGGTACGTTACTCCTGAGGGAGATGAGGATGAGTGAGTTGTCGCGGTTCATGGATATGCTCTTCACAAAAAAGTGTCATGAACAACGTCAAGGCGAACGGGGGTTCCTCATGATGCCACGAAACGACGTCGGCATCATGAGCGCCTACTTTCTCCTTTCTTCCTTTTGCTCTTCGAGCAGTTCCTTGAGCCGCTCCTCGATCGCCGAGTCGGTCTGGAAGTCGCGGCCCGGCGCTCTCTGCGCCAGCTTGAGGTGCAGGATCGCGTTGCGGGTCTGGCCGTCGGCGTAATAGGCTTCGGCCAGGTAGCGGTGGGATTCCGCTTCGTTGCCGAGCTGGGAGTGGGCCTGCGCCAGCAGCTCGTACACTTCCGGCGTTGCCGGGAACCGGAGCAGGTACTCCTGCAGCCGCTTGCGTGCCTCCGCGGGTTTACCGGACCGGACCAGGGTCTGGGCGTAGTTCAGGCTGAGCGCGCGGTTGCCGGGGAAGCGCTTCAGGGCTTCCTCGTAGGTGGCGAGGGCGGCGGGATAGTTCTTGGCTTCGCGCTCGGCGTCGGCGAGCGCGTTGTAGAATTGCGACTGCTCGGGATAGCGGCGGATGAGCTCCTGGAGCATGGGCCGGCCCTGGCCGATTTTGCCCTGGGCGATCAGCGCCAAAGCCAGGCCGTAATGGGCCACGTCCTGCTGCTGGCGGGTGCCGACGTCGGAAATCGCGGTGAAATAGCTGACGCTTTCCTGAGGGTTGTGGGTCGTTTGCACGTGCAGCTTGGCCCGGATGATCTGGTAGCTGAAAGAGTCGGGATACTGTTTGTAGGCGTATTGTTCGGCCCGCCCACGGGTGTCGGCGATACGGGACATGGTGACCGGGTGGGTCAGGAGAAATTCCGGGGTACTGCGGCCGGTGGAGAAGCGGGTGGATTGCTGCATCCGCTCGAAGAAGGTGGGCATCGCACGCGGGTCGAAGTTCGAGCCGGAGAGGATTTTCATGCCCACCCGGTCGGCTTCCGCTTCATTGTCTCGGGTAAAATTGATCTGCATCTGCTGGCTGGCCGCCGAGGCGGCGATGACCGCGGCCTGGCCCAACTGGCTGGAGCCGGTTCCGGCGCCCAGCAGCACGCCGGCCAGCATGGCCGCCGCGGTCGGCAGCGACATCCGGCCGGCGGCCTGGAATGCTTCGTAGAGGTGGCGC encodes the following:
- a CDS encoding M48 family metalloprotease, whose protein sequence is MTPPRPRRPACLPSRAATAILTVSLIAASLPAASEPLNLELPDMGDSTGTLFTPQQEKALGEAFYRNLHLQVQINEDPEVTDYIQALGRKLVENSDTPGQPFHFFVVNQPVINAFAGPGGYIGVNSGLILTTESESELTSVLGHEIAHITQRHLYEAFQAAGRMSLPTAAAMLAGVLLGAGTGSSQLGQAAVIAASAASQQMQINFTRDNEAEADRVGMKILSGSNFDPRAMPTFFERMQQSTRFSTGRSTPEFLLTHPVTMSRIADTRGRAEQYAYKQYPDSFSYQIIRAKLHVQTTHNPQESVSYFTAISDVGTRQQQDVAHYGLALALIAQGKIGQGRPMLQELIRRYPEQSQFYNALADAEREAKNYPAALATYEEALKRFPGNRALSLNYAQTLVRSGKPAEARKRLQEYLLRFPATPEVYELLAQAHSQLGNEAESHRYLAEAYYADGQTRNAILHLKLAQRAPGRDFQTDSAIEERLKELLEEQKEERRK